The Terriglobales bacterium genomic sequence TCTACCGCAAGGCGGCGGATGGTTCCGGGACGGAGGAGCTGCTGCTCGACAACAGCAACGTGAAGTACCCGACCAGCGTCTCCAGCGACGGACGCTACCTGGCGTACGACACCATGGACCCGTCGAACAAGAACCAGTACGACGTGATGGTGCTGCCGCTGTTCGGCGACAAGAAGCCCATCCCGGTGGCGAGCTCGGGGTTCAGCGAGCGGCTGGGGGTCTTCTCCCCGGATGGGAAATGGATGGCCTACATCTCGAACGAATCGGGGCGCACCGAGGTGTACGTGACCTCGTTCCCGCCGACGGGAGCGAAGTTCCAGATCTCGACCGGCGGAGGGAATTCTCCGAAGTGGCGGGGCGACGGGAAGGAGCTGTTCTACTACGCCGACGACGGCCACGTGGTCGGGGTGGCGCTCACGGCCAGCGGGAACACCTTGCAGGTCGGCGCCGCGACGCCGCTTTTCGCCGCGCCCACCACGAACGTGCTGTATGCGTTCGACGTCACGCGCGATGGGCAGCACTTCCTGGTGCTGGAGAGGCCGGAATTGGGCACCAATAGCCTGACCCTGGTCGTGAACTGGATGACGTCGCTCAGGAAGTAGGCCGCGCCGCCGCGCTATAATCGCGAACCTTCCATGGCGCTCGCACCGGGGAGCAAGCTAGGGCCGTACGAGATCGTCGCGCCGCTGGGCGCGGGCGGCATGGGCGAGGTGTACCGCGCCAAGGACACGCGGCTCAACCGCGAAGTCGCGGTCAAGATCCTCTCCACGACCGGCGGTTTCAGCTCCGACCTGAAGCAGCGCTTCGAGCGCGAAGCGAAAGCCATCTCGGCGCTCAATCATCCGCACATCTGCACGCTGCACGACATCGGGAACCACGAAGGCACGGACTTCCTGGTGATGGAGCTGCTCGAAGGGCAGACGCTGGCCGACCGGCTGGAGCGGGGGCCGCTGCCGCTGGAGCAGTCGCTCACCATCGGCGAGCAGATCGCCGACGCGCTGGAGCGCGCGCACCGCAAGGGCATCGTGCATCGCGACCTCAAGCCCGGCAACATCGTGCTGACGAAGAGCGGCGCGAAGCTGCTGGATTTCGGGCTGGCGAAGCCGGTGGCGCACCACATGGCGGCGACGATGGAGGCCACGCGCAGCCAGCCGATCACCGCGGAAGGCGCCATCGTCGGGACTTACCAGTACATGGCGCCGGAGCAGATCGAGGGCAAGGAAGCGGACGCGCGCACCGACATCTTCGCGCTGGGCGCGGTGCTGTACGAGATGGCGACGGGCAAGAAGGCGTTCGAGGGGAAATCGCAGATCTCGGTGGCGAGCGCGATCCTGGAGAGGGATCCGCCGCCGATCTCGGCAGTGCAAGCGGTCTCGCCGCCGGAGCTGGACCGCGTGGTGGCGACGTGCCTGGCGAAGGACCCGGAGCGGCGCTGGCAAAGCGCGCAAGACGTGAAGCTGGAACTCGGCTTCGTGCGCGCCGCGGGCAGCGCGCCGAGCAGCGTCCCCGGCGGGCGACGCATGTGGCCGTGGGCGGCTGTGGGCGCCGCGCTACTGCTCTCGGTGGTGGCGGGGACATGGTGGCTGGCGCGGGGGCGCACGCCGGAGGCGGCAGGTGCGCTCTACCGCGCGTCGCTGCTGCCACCGCGCGACCACTCGTTCGTGGCTTACGATTTCTTGATCTCGCCCGACGGCAGCAAGCTGGCCTTCACCGCTACCAGCGCCGACGGGGTCACCACGTTATGGCTGAAGGACTTGAGTTCGGATTCGAACCAGGAGTTCGCGGGGACTGAGGGCGCGAGTTTTCCCTTCTGGTCGCCGGACAGCCGCTACATCGCGTTCTTCGCGGGCGGGCGGCTGCTCAAAGTGGACACGCGCACGGGCGCGACCCAGCCGCTGGCGTCGGCGATCGCGGCGCGCGGCGGCGCGTGGGGGCCGGACGGCACGATCCTGTACGTCGATATGTCGGCCACGGGTCTGGCGCGCGTCTCGGCGAACGGGGGCGCGGTCAGCGCGGCCACCGTTCTTCCGGCCGGCGCGGGCGAGAGCCACCGCTGGCCGACGTTCCTGCCGGACGGGAAGCACTTCCTGTTCATGATCGACTGGTCGGCGCGCGACGGGCTGTACATGGCCTCGCTCGACGATCCCACGCCGGTGCTGGTGGCGCGCGGCATTTGGGGGAACACCGCATTCGCCGACGGCAAGGTCTTCTACGTGCGCGACGGGACGCTGTACGCGCAGACCTTCGACCTGGCGAAGCACAGGCTGAGCGGGGAGCCCGAGCCGCTGGTGAACCAGGAACTGGAGCAGGACAGCGGCTTCAGCCGCTCGGGCTTCAGC encodes the following:
- a CDS encoding protein kinase, which codes for MALAPGSKLGPYEIVAPLGAGGMGEVYRAKDTRLNREVAVKILSTTGGFSSDLKQRFEREAKAISALNHPHICTLHDIGNHEGTDFLVMELLEGQTLADRLERGPLPLEQSLTIGEQIADALERAHRKGIVHRDLKPGNIVLTKSGAKLLDFGLAKPVAHHMAATMEATRSQPITAEGAIVGTYQYMAPEQIEGKEADARTDIFALGAVLYEMATGKKAFEGKSQISVASAILERDPPPISAVQAVSPPELDRVVATCLAKDPERRWQSAQDVKLELGFVRAAGSAPSSVPGGRRMWPWAAVGAALLLSVVAGTWWLARGRTPEAAGALYRASLLPPRDHSFVAYDFLISPDGSKLAFTATSADGVTTLWLKDLSSDSNQEFAGTEGASFPFWSPDSRYIAFFAGGRLLKVDTRTGATQPLASAIAARGGAWGPDGTILYVDMSATGLARVSANGGAVSAATVLPAGAGESHRWPTFLPDGKHFLFMIDWSARDGLYMASLDDPTPVLVARGIWGNTAFADGKVFYVRDGTLYAQTFDLAKHRLSGEPEPLVNQELEQDSGFSRSGFSIANNRTLVYQSRRSYSSRLVWFDRSGQELEAVGPPGPYHPTLSPDGRQVALTRDSGSDGHMRVHTLDLARGTVTLIAGDSQRNEAPVWSPDGKRIAYATYGEGSQLIVRAADGTGSPKVIMESQRMMTNSWSRDGRYLVFMNMVRGFPELWAFDLAENKAIDLQVQGAEGQISPNGRWLAYTLGRGTSPQTYIRPFPGNGGRLQVSPGGGTQSRWSPDGSELFYVNEDKRLMAVSVREKGGTLELSTPRPLFRTRMRASRFALFQYDVSPDGKRFLINSIPREDAAAPLTLVTDWTQLGK